The following coding sequences are from one Verrucomicrobiota bacterium window:
- a CDS encoding GxxExxY protein yields MKNYPQVAQTFCIINAAEAVHKQLGHHSREQAYRDALEKEFKKQSIPFEVNKRLKINNGGTTELVYLADFVCYRSIIIELKALHKISKVKSQLAQFLKVTKTGLQKGLLLNFGAIDLQHRRFVTESISYI; encoded by the coding sequence ATGAAAAACTATCCACAAGTAGCACAAACATTTTGTATCATAAATGCGGCAGAAGCTGTACATAAGCAATTAGGACATCATTCTAGGGAACAAGCCTATCGCGATGCTTTGGAAAAAGAATTTAAAAAGCAGTCCATTCCCTTTGAGGTGAATAAGCGGCTTAAAATAAACAATGGCGGGACTACTGAATTAGTATACCTGGCAGATTTTGTCTGCTACCGATCCATCATTATAGAGCTCAAGGCTCTACATAAAATATCTAAAGTCAAATCTCAACTAGCTCAGTTTCTCAAGGTAACAAAAACAGGTTTACAAAAGGGGCTTTTGCTTAACTTTGGTGCAATTGATTTGCAGCACAGAAGATTTGTGACCGAGTCAATTTCGTATATTTGA
- a CDS encoding radical SAM protein: MPVKMILPALTEAKSPLFRPIKYALFPPLGLATLAAYLDEKDEIDLQDEHVEKLQIDDEPELVVIQVYITSAYRAYELADHYRAKGAHVCLGGLHVTSLPEEAAAHADTIFIGPGEDTWPQFLKDYKEGVAQSCYVAPAKRSIEGIPKIRRDLIKRHLYMVPNSIVVSRGCPHTCDFCYKEAFFEGGNSFYVKKVDEALAEIERLPGKHLYFLDDHLLGNHQFASMLFDGMKGMGRLWQGASTINAVLKPGLLEKAVKAGLRSLFVGLETLDETNLRQHTKVQNLNRSYEAGIARIHDQGVMVNGSFVFGMDADGPDVFKRTVDWAVKNSIETSTFHVMTPYPGTGLFRRMEDQGRILHRNWDLYDTRHCVYKPAKMTVEQIEQGYGWAYREFYNWKNIVKGAWAKEELISKIRHMAYAAGWKKFEGVWNVLIRTKQVSYALPILESVLSKFGKLGSAKSKPLKSDPLIQYARTLEIFPPKSTTTT; encoded by the coding sequence ATGCCTGTTAAGATGATTCTTCCTGCATTGACAGAGGCCAAGAGCCCATTATTTCGACCTATCAAATACGCACTCTTTCCCCCTTTGGGATTAGCAACATTGGCAGCCTATTTAGATGAGAAGGATGAGATTGATTTACAAGATGAACATGTTGAAAAGCTACAGATTGATGATGAGCCAGAACTTGTTGTCATCCAAGTTTATATTACAAGTGCCTATCGAGCCTATGAGTTGGCGGATCACTATCGAGCAAAAGGCGCCCATGTGTGTTTAGGAGGGCTGCATGTTACTTCGCTGCCTGAAGAGGCGGCAGCGCATGCAGATACCATTTTTATAGGACCTGGAGAGGATACGTGGCCGCAATTTTTAAAGGACTATAAAGAAGGAGTTGCTCAAAGTTGCTATGTTGCACCGGCAAAAAGGTCTATTGAGGGTATTCCAAAAATTCGCAGGGATCTTATCAAGCGACATCTCTACATGGTACCCAATTCGATAGTCGTTTCGCGAGGTTGCCCACATACTTGTGACTTCTGCTATAAAGAAGCATTCTTTGAGGGTGGGAATTCATTCTATGTGAAGAAAGTTGATGAGGCTTTGGCTGAGATCGAAAGACTTCCGGGTAAACATCTCTACTTTCTAGATGACCATCTTTTGGGAAATCATCAATTTGCTTCCATGCTTTTTGATGGAATGAAAGGGATGGGAAGATTGTGGCAAGGGGCGTCGACAATTAATGCTGTGCTAAAACCTGGTCTCTTAGAAAAAGCGGTTAAAGCAGGCTTGCGTAGTTTGTTCGTAGGGCTGGAGACGCTAGATGAAACGAATCTTAGACAACATACCAAAGTGCAAAATCTAAACCGTAGCTATGAAGCGGGTATAGCACGTATTCATGATCAGGGAGTCATGGTGAACGGGTCTTTTGTTTTTGGAATGGATGCTGATGGACCTGATGTTTTTAAGAGGACCGTAGACTGGGCAGTGAAAAACAGTATAGAAACTTCAACATTTCATGTGATGACTCCTTACCCTGGTACTGGACTATTTAGGAGGATGGAAGATCAGGGGAGAATTTTGCATCGCAATTGGGATTTGTATGACACACGTCATTGTGTCTATAAGCCTGCAAAAATGACCGTAGAGCAAATAGAACAAGGTTATGGGTGGGCGTACCGAGAATTCTACAATTGGAAAAATATTGTGAAAGGTGCTTGGGCTAAAGAAGAGCTGATATCAAAAATTCGCCACATGGCATATGCTGCTGGTTGGAAGAAGTTTGAGGGAGTCTGGAACGTTCTGATTCGCACGAAACAGGTCTCTTACGCCCTGCCAATTCTTGAATCTGTTCTATCAAAATTCGGGAAGTTAGGTTCTGCAAAATCTAAACCCCTAAAAAGCGACCCTCTTATCCAGTATGCAAGAACTCTAGAAATCTTTCCACCCAAATCTACGACGACAACATAA
- a CDS encoding transcriptional regulator, producing MSKKKQSSSFQGLEKIFHEPKRLSIVSTVCASSEGLLFTDLKARCDLTDGNLNRHLKVLQDAKVVKIQKTFVDDKPRTTILITQKGLDRFHEYLAALSQVLEQAQESIPKSTSKRPALPLGKLARA from the coding sequence ATGAGCAAGAAGAAACAGAGTAGTTCTTTTCAAGGATTAGAGAAAATCTTTCATGAACCTAAACGCTTGTCGATTGTTTCGACGGTTTGTGCTTCCTCAGAGGGCCTTCTTTTTACAGACTTGAAAGCGAGATGTGACCTCACTGATGGGAATCTCAATAGACATCTGAAGGTGTTACAGGATGCCAAGGTAGTGAAAATTCAAAAAACTTTTGTCGATGACAAACCGAGAACGACTATCTTAATAACACAGAAGGGCTTAGATCGTTTTCACGAATACCTGGCAGCTCTATCACAGGTTTTAGAGCAAGCACAGGAGTCAATTCCTAAATCAACCAGTAAGAGACCAGCACTTCCATTGGGCAAATTGGCTCGAGCATGA
- a CDS encoding methyltransferase domain-containing protein yields MKKIDPYTNPDAQAEATLQAMTNRLEERGKNAEFLNMIRDYTSTLPHDKPLKVLDLGCGTGVVIRELERVLHKESVLHGADISENLLQQARKLTLQSHIEWDHLNSQALPYDDRCFDVVVMHTLLSHVSDPSIVLAETFRVLKPKATLIVFDADHASTTYALPEYDDMRRIDHLLSSSIATHPDICRQLPRYLKAAGFRINSHSSRVLSECGRGDYWLSSVQGYAKMFSQLEILESQDAGRWVDHMLGSHEEGTFFAAGVFYTFYAQT; encoded by the coding sequence ATGAAAAAGATAGACCCCTATACTAACCCTGACGCACAAGCAGAGGCCACGCTTCAGGCGATGACAAACCGTCTAGAAGAGCGTGGTAAGAATGCGGAATTTCTTAACATGATTAGGGATTACACTTCGACCTTACCTCATGATAAACCACTCAAGGTTCTAGATCTTGGCTGTGGAACAGGCGTGGTCATTCGAGAATTGGAGAGAGTTTTACATAAGGAATCTGTTTTGCATGGGGCTGACATAAGTGAGAATTTGTTACAACAAGCGAGAAAGCTTACCCTTCAAAGTCACATAGAATGGGATCATCTTAACTCTCAGGCTCTGCCCTATGATGATAGATGTTTTGACGTAGTCGTGATGCATACCTTGCTAAGCCATGTGTCTGATCCCTCGATCGTCTTGGCTGAAACTTTTAGAGTTTTGAAACCTAAGGCGACGTTGATTGTCTTCGATGCAGACCATGCTAGCACTACCTATGCTTTACCAGAATATGATGACATGCGTCGCATCGACCATCTTTTGAGCTCATCTATTGCGACTCATCCAGATATTTGTCGACAACTTCCACGCTACTTAAAAGCTGCAGGCTTTCGGATAAATAGTCATTCCTCAAGGGTTCTATCTGAGTGTGGACGCGGAGACTACTGGCTTTCGAGTGTCCAAGGATATGCTAAGATGTTTTCGCAGCTGGAAATTCTTGAGTCTCAAGATGCTGGGAGATGGGTGGATCATATGCTGGGATCACACGAAGAAGGGACCTTTTTCGCTGCAGGAGTCTTTTACACCTTCTATGCACAAACTTGA
- the thrC gene encoding threonine synthase produces the protein MEEKKQYHSWFQCIEESCCDTYPLDTVTYRCESCNSLLEVRHDYAALRQKSAEEWKQLFEQRYKASNWPYGSGVWGKKEWVLPTVQNDNVISLYEGGTNLFWAERLGKVIGLEDLWVKLCGNTHSGSFKDLGMTVLVSQVNEMIAKGAPIKAVACASTGDTSAALGVYCAAAGIKSIVLLPKGKISIAQLVQPVANDSLVLSLDTDFDGCMKVVQEITKDESIYLANSMNSLRVEGQKTVGIEIIQQFKWEVPDVMIIPGGNLGNVSALGKGLSMLQKMGLIHKLPRLVVAQAARANPLYRAYKAGWENFEAITAEKTLASAIQIGNPVSIQKAIRALKKFDGIVEQATEQELAEASALGDKTGMFNCPHTGVALAAMIKLLKSGKIDKSEKVVVISTAHGLKFTDFKVKYHEEALDFTSKYANKPVELAPNVDAVKEALDYTLKQETVVSSPNL, from the coding sequence ATGGAAGAAAAGAAGCAATACCACTCATGGTTTCAGTGCATAGAGGAAAGTTGTTGTGATACCTATCCCCTAGATACTGTGACTTATCGATGTGAATCTTGTAACTCGCTGCTGGAAGTTAGGCACGATTACGCAGCACTGCGTCAAAAATCAGCAGAAGAATGGAAACAGCTTTTTGAGCAGCGGTATAAAGCTAGCAATTGGCCATACGGCTCGGGTGTATGGGGTAAGAAGGAATGGGTGCTGCCAACTGTTCAGAATGACAATGTTATTTCACTTTATGAGGGCGGAACCAACCTCTTTTGGGCTGAGCGATTGGGAAAGGTAATTGGTCTAGAAGATTTATGGGTAAAATTATGTGGAAACACCCACAGCGGCTCTTTTAAAGACCTCGGGATGACCGTCCTAGTCTCGCAAGTCAATGAAATGATTGCCAAAGGTGCCCCTATAAAAGCTGTAGCCTGTGCCTCAACTGGAGATACCTCAGCAGCTTTGGGTGTCTATTGTGCTGCGGCCGGAATCAAATCGATTGTCCTGCTGCCTAAAGGTAAGATCTCCATTGCCCAATTGGTTCAGCCTGTTGCGAACGATTCTCTCGTTTTATCTTTAGACACCGATTTTGACGGTTGCATGAAAGTCGTGCAGGAGATCACCAAAGATGAGAGTATTTATCTGGCGAACTCCATGAACTCCTTAAGAGTTGAAGGACAAAAGACTGTAGGGATTGAGATTATCCAGCAGTTTAAGTGGGAAGTTCCTGATGTCATGATTATACCAGGGGGAAATTTGGGCAATGTCTCTGCCTTAGGTAAGGGCCTATCCATGCTTCAAAAAATGGGGCTCATTCATAAATTGCCAAGACTCGTGGTTGCTCAGGCAGCCAGGGCTAATCCCCTATACAGAGCATATAAGGCAGGCTGGGAAAATTTTGAAGCCATTACCGCTGAAAAGACGCTAGCGAGTGCTATCCAAATTGGTAATCCGGTTAGCATACAGAAAGCTATTCGAGCTTTGAAAAAATTTGATGGTATTGTCGAACAAGCTACCGAGCAGGAACTCGCGGAGGCCTCTGCACTAGGTGATAAGACTGGAATGTTCAATTGTCCTCACACGGGAGTAGCCTTGGCTGCGATGATAAAATTGCTAAAATCAGGTAAGATTGATAAATCTGAAAAAGTTGTGGTTATTTCAACTGCCCACGGCTTGAAGTTTACCGATTTCAAAGTGAAATATCATGAGGAAGCTTTAGATTTCACGAGTAAATATGCTAACAAGCCTGTTGAATTAGCACCCAATGTAGACGCTGTAAAAGAAGCGTTAGATTACACCCTAAAACAAGAGACTGTTGTTTCCTCGCCGAACTTATGA
- a CDS encoding LamG-like jellyroll fold domain-containing protein, translating to MKKMRAKREMSLGLSMWLILLALNMFITSASAQVLQYEFEEGTGLTTSDLSGNGYTGHLMGGAAFSSGTHSSSGGILFDGNNDYVAMDNLFYQGTNYAAFSVSFWLKTTDKSNQVIASFDRDEYWRVEINGSSAGQGDVGFAVATTSGAVEIIGGTTRIDNGLWHHIVTVFDNGVLSLYIDGVLNRTKTVAGTTFGTGSTRYGFIGVGSEADVYDGIKSPTDYFNGSLDDFRIYNMGLTQTEVQALYDQKLADGLDVDEDGLDDLWEYQYLLDLSQGPADDFDLDGLNNLNEFTNGTDPSYDHAQRSDPKLFSTVLSNLSDSWQSVSLPESYDSMVVVATPVYTSSEEPAVVRVRNAVGNSLEIKLQSPGDLSTVDSLSVHVMVVEEGSYVSDLHGVSFEAVKLTSSITDSKNNWVGEPYIPQDYYANPVVLGQVMSENDPLWSVFWARGKKRSNPPLADVIYVGKHVASDSIKTRANETLGVLIFEEGLWEINGVEILAGLGTDSVRDLSKLSSYPISGITGAQLAVLSSAAMDVNEGGWPVLIAPNELNTTQVTLGIDEDKIADNERNHGTEQVAYLIMESNSGNSTPPWLGASHTLPGVIEAEDYDIGANGVAYFDSTPGNNGNQYRNDDVDIEVTSDTGGGYNLAWVTAGEYLSYSVDVTQAAAYNITARVATGITSLRNFHIEIDGVNVGNMSLLRKNSKKGWQNWTDVTLENVQLTPGEKEVRFVFDNGRLNLNKLTFSVASEDTEDDGMDDDGHGDMDDDDGHGDMDDDDGHGDMDDDDGHGDMDDDDGHGGHGHFTSITSVSDNINDFATHAAMQNGDWNDPNTWMMGHIPDEGAIVHIHHGVDVTYSSNNANTHIFYIHVDGNFNVTSDSGTSRLQVDTIVTTPGSELNIDGSSGNLLDIVISPYNSNKINGLKDRKYTANGEKVNDGHGVLGRYQWDPEQMSLGIVTEGKVDIKGRKKIGHLEMSETGQDGDDFIYIDISKYNLNNTSNLADIQNEIGWSLGDIIVVGGTEYYRPDDQKTYDEQTAISSLDILDGKLVVGLEDKLKYDHKVTELDTDSDGSLETRLSPTVINLSKNVQIRSEVSTNTDGNGYVDSVEMKVITQNGHTMFMHTTDVSIQDVNFAGLGRTDKSIPIDDIDIEGHAEDPIDITNHRGRYSLHLHMNGFMESGDKNLDDDIGYGGAYLSGNLVWGSPGWGMTHHAGLATLTDNVTYDVFGAGFVSETGDEMGAWDNNVAMKMIGTSKPADERSTVGNQDFGNTGVGFWFESRMIEVTNNKSISSDSAPFFVDGSGGQSATINIEDLPDFLLPYANALDRSGGLDGMVAARDIPVFRFDNNMATATHTGIWVEEGAGMVGRDIGALEHDIRSIYTNHQSYNIERSGFFVVNTSQVTAIDTIVSGTYPEDGVGSGITGHAGQAFAGGAYQQAYEVALNGVYLDNFGAGAKSFNKVYFSTDPIQHQGSSVMDHTFVNLSISDTTIDRLDRPISHDVVLGETSDLFSTTYHGNRSTTKLRSAPDFTDNDGSNVVENRFTVILGSQSNTLAYSATRSNDLLLEKVKVTDENYIFDSDEVKTGNVDPESYVTGIWGVKIDSAGATYAPFIDHHQDGHDFDNIGKELSMVLTVSDLEYLVNKNGMVEMNGERFVVMEEYFSDRLTGMVETVHYVIRLNGGYWNQFETSVEVNSLTFGYAKDNIGNASITMNNVTYSENEKFLGTNKDDLIFAQFGDDVVNGGSGDDILYGGFGDDKLNGGKGNDILIAGGGSDVLDGGPGTDTAVMQGRIDDYIITQLNSKSYTISSSLWLDGENILKNIEYIQFNGDTLLTDPSNSLGL from the coding sequence ATGAAAAAGATGAGAGCAAAGAGAGAAATGAGCTTAGGCCTATCAATGTGGCTAATTCTGCTGGCATTAAACATGTTCATAACCTCTGCATCTGCACAAGTATTGCAGTATGAGTTTGAAGAAGGCACGGGGTTAACCACCAGCGATTTAAGCGGAAATGGCTACACCGGCCATCTCATGGGGGGAGCAGCTTTTTCCTCCGGAACGCACTCGAGTAGCGGGGGCATCTTATTCGATGGGAACAATGACTATGTGGCCATGGACAATCTTTTCTACCAAGGGACTAACTATGCGGCCTTTTCTGTGAGCTTCTGGTTGAAGACCACCGATAAAAGCAACCAAGTGATTGCCTCCTTTGACCGGGATGAGTATTGGCGAGTGGAGATTAATGGGTCAAGTGCCGGTCAAGGAGATGTGGGCTTTGCCGTAGCCACTACTTCGGGAGCTGTTGAGATCATAGGAGGAACCACTCGTATCGATAACGGGTTATGGCATCACATTGTCACGGTTTTTGATAATGGTGTGCTCAGTCTTTACATTGATGGAGTTTTAAATAGAACCAAAACAGTTGCCGGCACCACTTTTGGAACAGGCTCCACACGCTATGGATTTATCGGGGTGGGGTCTGAGGCAGATGTCTATGATGGAATCAAAAGCCCGACCGATTATTTCAATGGCAGTCTCGATGACTTCCGGATCTATAACATGGGGCTGACTCAGACCGAAGTGCAAGCCCTTTATGATCAAAAACTAGCCGATGGGCTCGATGTTGATGAAGACGGTTTGGATGATCTATGGGAGTATCAATACTTGCTGGATCTCAGTCAGGGGCCTGCTGATGACTTTGATTTGGATGGGTTGAATAACCTCAATGAATTTACCAATGGAACCGATCCGAGCTATGATCACGCCCAGAGAAGTGATCCCAAGCTCTTTAGCACGGTTCTAAGCAACCTCAGTGACAGCTGGCAAAGTGTTAGCTTACCGGAGAGCTATGATAGCATGGTGGTGGTGGCCACTCCGGTTTATACCAGCAGTGAAGAACCCGCTGTGGTGCGGGTGCGCAATGCGGTAGGCAATAGCTTGGAGATCAAACTACAGAGCCCGGGAGATCTTAGTACGGTAGACTCCCTTTCGGTTCATGTCATGGTAGTAGAAGAAGGTTCCTATGTGAGTGACCTGCACGGAGTGAGTTTCGAGGCGGTGAAACTCACCTCTTCCATAACCGACTCCAAAAATAATTGGGTGGGAGAACCCTATATACCGCAGGATTACTATGCTAACCCTGTGGTATTGGGACAAGTAATGAGTGAGAATGACCCACTGTGGTCGGTGTTCTGGGCTCGTGGAAAAAAACGATCAAATCCTCCACTAGCGGACGTCATCTATGTGGGTAAACACGTGGCCAGTGATAGCATAAAGACCAGGGCCAATGAAACCTTGGGAGTGCTCATCTTTGAAGAAGGTCTCTGGGAGATCAATGGAGTAGAGATTTTAGCAGGGTTAGGCACAGACTCCGTCCGAGATCTCTCCAAGCTTAGTAGCTACCCTATCAGCGGAATCACGGGTGCTCAACTAGCCGTGCTGAGTTCGGCAGCCATGGATGTCAATGAGGGAGGATGGCCCGTGCTGATTGCACCCAATGAACTGAACACCACCCAGGTGACTCTGGGGATTGATGAAGATAAGATTGCCGACAATGAACGGAACCACGGCACCGAACAAGTGGCTTACTTGATAATGGAAAGCAATTCTGGTAACAGCACCCCCCCGTGGTTGGGTGCTTCGCATACTTTACCAGGGGTTATCGAAGCCGAGGATTATGACATAGGGGCTAATGGAGTGGCTTACTTCGATTCCACCCCCGGAAACAATGGAAACCAATATCGTAATGATGATGTAGATATCGAAGTCACCTCGGATACCGGAGGGGGTTATAATTTGGCTTGGGTGACCGCAGGCGAATATCTAAGCTACAGCGTGGATGTCACCCAAGCCGCGGCTTACAACATTACGGCTCGGGTGGCTACTGGTATAACCAGCCTGCGCAACTTTCATATTGAAATAGATGGGGTGAATGTGGGCAACATGTCTTTGCTTAGAAAAAATTCCAAGAAGGGATGGCAGAACTGGACAGATGTCACCTTAGAAAATGTTCAGCTTACTCCAGGAGAGAAGGAAGTGCGCTTTGTCTTCGATAATGGAAGACTCAATTTAAACAAACTCACCTTTTCCGTGGCGTCTGAAGATACAGAAGATGATGGAATGGACGATGACGGCCATGGCGATATGGATGACGATGACGGCCATGGCGATATGGATGACGATGACGGCCATGGCGATATGGATGACGATGACGGTCATGGCGATATGGATGACGATGATGGCCACGGTGGGCATGGCCACTTTACCAGTATAACAAGTGTTTCCGATAACATTAATGACTTTGCTACTCATGCTGCCATGCAAAATGGTGATTGGAATGATCCTAACACGTGGATGATGGGACATATACCAGATGAGGGTGCGATTGTACATATTCATCACGGTGTTGATGTTACATATAGTTCAAACAATGCTAACACACATATTTTTTATATTCATGTTGATGGAAACTTCAATGTTACCTCAGACAGTGGCACATCACGTCTGCAAGTAGATACTATCGTAACAACTCCTGGATCTGAATTAAACATTGATGGTAGTTCTGGCAATCTATTAGATATTGTAATTAGTCCTTACAACAGCAATAAAATCAATGGACTAAAAGACCGCAAATATACTGCTAATGGGGAAAAAGTAAATGATGGTCATGGTGTTCTTGGCAGATATCAATGGGATCCGGAGCAAATGTCACTGGGCATAGTAACTGAAGGGAAAGTTGATATTAAAGGAAGAAAAAAAATCGGCCATTTAGAGATGTCTGAAACCGGACAAGATGGTGATGACTTTATATATATCGATATATCAAAATATAACTTAAATAATACTTCAAATTTAGCTGATATTCAAAATGAAATAGGTTGGAGTTTAGGCGACATAATTGTAGTTGGCGGTACAGAATATTATCGACCAGATGATCAAAAAACCTATGACGAGCAAACAGCCATTTCTTCCCTGGACATACTTGACGGAAAGCTAGTTGTCGGTCTTGAAGATAAATTAAAATATGACCATAAAGTCACCGAGCTAGACACTGATTCAGATGGGTCGCTCGAAACTAGATTATCTCCAACAGTAATAAATTTAAGTAAGAATGTTCAAATTCGTTCAGAAGTCTCAACTAATACGGATGGAAATGGCTATGTTGACTCAGTTGAAATGAAAGTCATCACGCAAAATGGCCATACTATGTTTATGCATACAACTGACGTTTCAATACAGGACGTAAATTTCGCGGGCTTAGGACGAACTGACAAATCTATACCAATTGATGACATTGATATAGAAGGTCATGCTGAAGATCCTATCGATATTACTAATCATCGTGGCCGATATTCTCTTCATTTACACATGAATGGTTTTATGGAATCTGGCGATAAAAATCTTGATGATGACATAGGTTATGGCGGCGCATATCTATCTGGCAATCTAGTCTGGGGATCACCTGGGTGGGGAATGACGCATCATGCAGGTCTTGCCACTCTGACTGATAATGTAACTTATGATGTTTTCGGAGCTGGTTTTGTATCGGAAACTGGTGATGAAATGGGTGCTTGGGACAATAACGTAGCGATGAAAATGATTGGTACTAGTAAGCCTGCTGATGAAAGATCTACTGTCGGAAATCAAGATTTTGGTAACACCGGAGTAGGTTTTTGGTTTGAATCAAGAATGATTGAAGTGACTAATAATAAATCAATCAGTTCGGACTCAGCTCCCTTTTTTGTCGATGGTAGTGGTGGCCAAAGCGCGACCATAAATATTGAAGATCTACCAGATTTTCTTCTACCATACGCCAATGCGCTAGACCGATCTGGTGGTCTGGATGGAATGGTTGCAGCCAGGGACATACCAGTGTTTCGGTTTGACAATAATATGGCAACTGCAACGCATACTGGTATTTGGGTTGAAGAGGGGGCCGGTATGGTTGGAAGAGATATTGGAGCATTAGAACATGACATAAGAAGTATCTATACTAATCATCAATCCTATAACATAGAAAGGTCAGGATTCTTTGTCGTAAATACTTCACAAGTTACAGCTATTGATACAATTGTCAGCGGTACCTATCCAGAAGATGGCGTTGGTAGTGGAATTACTGGTCATGCCGGGCAAGCATTTGCAGGAGGAGCCTATCAACAAGCATACGAAGTAGCCTTAAATGGCGTTTACCTTGATAATTTCGGCGCTGGAGCTAAGTCATTTAACAAGGTTTACTTTTCAACAGACCCCATCCAGCATCAGGGCAGCTCTGTTATGGATCATACGTTTGTCAATCTAAGCATTTCAGATACGACAATCGACCGACTAGACAGGCCGATATCACATGATGTTGTACTCGGTGAAACATCTGATTTATTTTCTACTACCTATCATGGTAATCGTAGTACTACTAAATTAAGGTCTGCTCCTGATTTTACAGACAATGACGGTAGTAATGTTGTGGAGAATCGATTTACGGTAATTTTGGGTTCTCAAAGCAATACATTAGCGTATTCTGCGACTAGGAGTAACGATTTATTATTGGAGAAAGTAAAGGTAACAGATGAAAATTATATTTTCGATAGTGATGAAGTTAAAACCGGTAATGTTGATCCTGAGTCCTACGTGACTGGTATTTGGGGAGTTAAAATAGATTCAGCTGGCGCGACTTACGCTCCTTTCATTGATCACCATCAAGATGGTCACGATTTTGATAATATTGGTAAAGAGTTATCTATGGTGTTAACCGTTTCTGACCTAGAATATCTCGTGAATAAGAATGGAATGGTTGAAATGAACGGAGAGCGTTTTGTTGTCATGGAGGAGTATTTCTCTGACCGCCTAACCGGTATGGTTGAAACCGTTCACTATGTCATACGCCTCAATGGTGGTTATTGGAATCAATTTGAAACTTCTGTTGAAGTTAATTCACTGACATTTGGTTACGCTAAAGATAACATTGGTAATGCCAGTATTACTATGAACAACGTGACATACAGTGAAAATGAAAAATTCCTCGGTACAAATAAGGACGATTTGATTTTTGCTCAATTTGGAGATGACGTTGTTAATGGTGGGAGTGGTGACGATATCCTCTACGGCGGTTTTGGTGATGACAAACTGAATGGTGGTAAAGGTAATGATATTCTTATTGCCGGTGGTGGCTCTGACGTATTAGATGGCGGACCCGGCACAGATACAGCTGTTATGCAGGGTCGTATCGATGATTACATTATTACGCAGTTAAACTCAAAATCTTATACTATCTCGAGTAGCTTATGGCTTGATGGTGAGAATATCCTTAAAAATATTGAATATATTCAATTTAATGGTGACACCTTGCTGACTGATCCATCGAACAGTCTTGGCTTATAG
- a CDS encoding response regulator — protein MKKILMIEDNDTLRKLLGTVVEGLGGITVYGEETCQSAWEAICRGEYRNLDFIIMDIYTPGVTEEQKEFNGKVLLKRMREKEGFKTIPIITMSSWPETSLEQELLWLGASSHIEKASSLIVDNLSLEVRKILANNSIRQKAGIRKQE, from the coding sequence ATGAAAAAAATTTTAATGATTGAAGACAATGACACGCTAAGAAAGCTACTTGGTACTGTTGTGGAAGGTTTGGGTGGGATAACTGTTTACGGGGAGGAAACGTGTCAATCGGCCTGGGAAGCTATTTGTCGAGGGGAGTATAGGAATCTTGATTTCATCATTATGGATATTTACACCCCGGGGGTCACTGAAGAGCAAAAAGAATTCAATGGCAAAGTTTTGTTGAAAAGAATGAGAGAAAAAGAGGGGTTTAAGACAATCCCGATAATTACCATGAGTAGTTGGCCAGAAACAAGTTTAGAGCAGGAGCTACTCTGGTTGGGAGCTAGTTCACACATCGAAAAAGCATCATCCCTGATCGTAGATAATCTCTCTTTAGAAGTAAGAAAAATACTGGCTAATAACAGCATCAGGCAAAAAGCAGGTATTCGTAAGCAAGAATAA
- a CDS encoding helix-turn-helix transcriptional regulator, with translation MIFAARTKRNLIGPQLQKLRKQHILTRNELAAKCGACGWDIDYKVIEKIEKKERSVDDGELYILAKIFKIKTCDLYPTRVRNSELLHVVNKPNRKIPKGS, from the coding sequence ATGATCTTTGCTGCGCGTACCAAAAGAAACCTTATTGGTCCTCAACTTCAAAAACTCCGCAAGCAACATATACTGACGAGAAATGAACTTGCGGCAAAGTGCGGGGCGTGTGGATGGGATATTGATTATAAGGTCATTGAGAAAATAGAGAAAAAAGAGCGTTCGGTTGATGATGGTGAGCTTTATATTCTGGCGAAGATTTTCAAAATAAAGACTTGCGATCTCTACCCTACGAGGGTTCGAAACAGTGAACTTCTTCACGTGGTCAATAAACCTAATCGTAAAATTCCTAAAGGTTCCTAG